In one Streptomyces sp. NBC_01241 genomic region, the following are encoded:
- a CDS encoding ABC transporter ATP-binding protein — protein MADMKKESVDATPNVTEVETVDASTEAAAVAAIEAPVSKGEPILQVRNLVKHFPLTQGILFKKQIGAVKAVDGISFDLHQGETLGIVGESGCGKSTVAKLLMMLETATAGEIFYKGQDITKLSGQALKAVRRNIQMVFQDPYTSLNPRMTVGDIIGEPFDIHPEVAPKGDRRRKVQDLLDVVGLNPEYINRYPHQFSGGQRQRIGIARGLALQPEIIICDEPVSALDVSVQAQVINLMEKLQDEFNLSYLFIAHDLSIVRHISDRVGVMYLGKMAEIGTDTQIYDHPTHPYTQALLSAVPVPDPEAREGRERIVLVGDVPSPANPPSGCRFRTRCWKAEDKCATEMPLLAIPERFKGSDTPAAHESACHFAEEKDIVGAAS, from the coding sequence ATGGCTGACATGAAGAAGGAGTCCGTGGACGCCACCCCGAACGTCACCGAAGTGGAGACGGTCGACGCATCCACCGAGGCGGCGGCCGTGGCCGCCATCGAGGCGCCGGTCTCGAAGGGCGAGCCGATTCTCCAGGTGCGCAATCTGGTCAAGCACTTCCCGCTGACCCAGGGCATCCTGTTCAAGAAGCAGATCGGTGCCGTCAAGGCGGTCGACGGGATCTCCTTCGACCTGCACCAGGGCGAGACGCTGGGCATCGTCGGCGAGTCCGGCTGTGGCAAGTCCACCGTCGCCAAGCTCCTGATGATGCTGGAGACGGCGACGGCCGGCGAGATCTTCTACAAGGGCCAGGACATCACCAAGCTGTCCGGGCAGGCGCTGAAGGCGGTCCGCCGGAACATCCAGATGGTGTTCCAGGACCCGTACACCTCGCTGAACCCCCGGATGACGGTCGGTGACATCATCGGGGAGCCCTTCGACATCCACCCCGAGGTGGCCCCGAAGGGCGACCGGCGCCGCAAGGTGCAGGATCTGCTCGATGTGGTCGGTCTCAACCCCGAGTACATCAACCGCTATCCGCACCAGTTCTCCGGCGGTCAGCGCCAGCGCATCGGCATCGCCCGTGGGCTCGCGCTCCAGCCCGAGATCATCATCTGCGACGAGCCGGTGTCGGCCCTGGACGTTTCCGTCCAGGCACAGGTCATCAACCTGATGGAGAAGCTGCAGGACGAGTTCAACCTCTCCTACCTCTTCATCGCGCACGACCTGTCGATCGTCCGGCACATCTCCGACCGGGTCGGCGTCATGTACCTCGGCAAGATGGCCGAGATCGGTACGGACACGCAGATCTACGACCACCCGACGCACCCCTACACCCAGGCGTTGCTGTCGGCGGTCCCGGTTCCGGACCCGGAGGCCCGCGAGGGCCGCGAGCGGATCGTGCTCGTCGGTGACGTTCCGTCGCCTGCGAATCCGCCCTCGGGCTGCCGCTTCCGCACCCGTTGCTGGAAGGCCGAGGACAAGTGCGCCACGGAGATGCCGCTGCTGGCGATCCCCGAGCGCTTCAAGGGCTCGGACACGCCGGCCGCGCACGAGTCGGCATGCCACTTCGCCGAGGAGAAGGACATCGTCGGCGCGGCGTCATGA
- a CDS encoding peptide ABC transporter substrate-binding protein, which yields MRGATQAKWAACAVAVALAATACGGGGSGGGGGGGGGANGIVSSSWGDPQNPLEPANTNEVQGGKVLDMIFRGLKRYDPKTGAAMNMLAEKIDTKDNQNFTITVKDGWTFSNGEKITAKSFVDAWNYGALLKSHQKNAYFFGYIDGYDKVHPATGNASANTLSGLKLVNDKTFTVKLMQKFSLWPDTLGYPAFAPLPKAFFTDHAAWVSKPIGNGPYTIDKYTKGSSMNLRKWDKYPGDDKAQNGGIDLKVYTDSNTAYTDLTAGNLDLVDDVPASQLKNVKADLGDRYINTPAGIIQTLAFPFYDKKWDTPGGIKVRQGLSMAINRDQITSQIFQKTRTPASDWTSPVLGAHGGFKEGLCGAPCQYNAANAKKLIQEGGGIPGGQLKISYNADTGSHKEWVDAVCNSINKVMGNNKACVGGPVGTFADFRSQVSQQRLRGAWRAGWQMDYPLIQNFLQPVYYTDASSNDGKWSSKKFDDLVNRANAESDKAKAVSTFQDAEKVLVEQMPVIPLWYQNGSAGYSDRVSHVSLNQFSVPVYEQIKVK from the coding sequence ATGCGCGGAGCCACACAGGCCAAGTGGGCCGCATGTGCGGTGGCCGTCGCCCTGGCGGCGACGGCCTGTGGCGGCGGGGGCAGCGGCGGCGGTGGTGGCGGTGGCGGTGGGGCCAATGGAATCGTGAGTTCCTCCTGGGGCGACCCGCAGAACCCCCTCGAACCCGCGAACACCAACGAGGTGCAGGGCGGCAAAGTCCTCGACATGATCTTCCGGGGACTCAAGAGGTACGACCCGAAGACCGGCGCGGCCATGAACATGCTCGCCGAGAAGATCGACACCAAGGACAACCAGAACTTCACGATCACCGTGAAGGACGGCTGGACCTTCAGTAACGGCGAGAAGATCACCGCGAAGTCGTTCGTGGACGCGTGGAACTACGGCGCCCTGCTGAAGAGCCATCAGAAGAACGCGTACTTCTTCGGTTACATCGACGGATACGACAAGGTCCACCCGGCGACCGGCAACGCTTCCGCAAACACGCTCTCCGGCCTCAAGCTCGTCAACGACAAGACCTTCACCGTCAAGCTGATGCAGAAGTTCTCGCTGTGGCCCGACACCCTCGGCTACCCGGCCTTCGCCCCGCTGCCCAAGGCCTTCTTCACCGACCACGCCGCCTGGGTGTCCAAGCCGATCGGCAATGGCCCGTACACCATCGACAAGTACACCAAGGGCTCGTCGATGAACCTGCGCAAGTGGGACAAGTACCCCGGGGACGACAAGGCGCAGAACGGCGGCATCGACCTCAAGGTCTACACCGACAGCAACACCGCCTACACCGACCTGACGGCCGGCAACCTCGATCTCGTCGACGACGTACCCGCCTCGCAGCTGAAGAACGTCAAGGCGGACCTCGGCGACCGGTACATCAACACCCCGGCCGGCATCATCCAGACCCTCGCCTTCCCCTTCTACGACAAGAAGTGGGACACCCCCGGCGGCATCAAGGTCCGTCAGGGCCTCTCGATGGCGATCAACCGCGATCAGATCACCAGCCAGATCTTCCAGAAGACCCGCACCCCCGCCTCCGACTGGACCTCCCCGGTCCTCGGCGCGCACGGCGGCTTCAAGGAGGGGCTGTGCGGCGCGCCCTGCCAGTACAACGCGGCGAACGCCAAGAAGCTGATCCAGGAGGGCGGCGGCATCCCCGGCGGCCAGCTCAAGATCTCGTACAACGCGGACACCGGCTCGCACAAGGAGTGGGTCGACGCCGTCTGCAACAGCATCAACAAGGTGATGGGCAACAACAAGGCGTGCGTCGGCGGCCCGGTCGGCACCTTCGCCGACTTCCGCAGCCAGGTCTCCCAGCAGAGGCTGAGAGGCGCCTGGCGGGCCGGCTGGCAGATGGACTACCCGCTGATCCAGAACTTCCTGCAGCCGGTGTACTACACCGACGCCTCCTCCAACGACGGCAAGTGGAGCAGCAAGAAGTTCGACGACCTCGTCAACAGGGCCAACGCCGAGTCCGACAAGGCCAAGGCCGTCTCGACCTTCCAGGACGCGGAGAAGGTCCTGGTCGAGCAGATGCCCGTCATCCCGCTCTGGTACCAGAACGGCAGCGCCGGGTACTCGGACCGGGTCTCCCATGTGTCGCTGAACCAGTTCAGCGTCCCGGTGTACGAGCAGATCAAGGTCAAGTGA
- a CDS encoding ABC transporter permease: protein MGRYVIRRLLQMIPVFFGATLLIFLMVNVMGDPIAGLCGERQCDPATAAQLRSEFGLDKPVWQQYATYMGNVFTGDFGTAFNGQKVTELMGSAFPVTIRLTVVAIVFEVVIGISLGVVTGLRRGRPIDTTVLILTLVVISVPTFVTGLLLQLLLGVEWGVIKPSVSPEASFNELLIPGLVLASVSLAYVTRLTRTSIAENARADYVRTAVAKGLPRRRVVIRHLLRNSLIPVVTFIGTDVGALMGGAIVTERIFNIHGVGYQLYQGILRQNSQTVVGFVTILVLVFLAANLIVDLLYAVLDPRIRYA, encoded by the coding sequence ATGGGACGTTATGTGATCCGGCGGCTGCTGCAGATGATCCCGGTCTTCTTCGGCGCCACGCTGTTGATCTTCCTCATGGTGAACGTGATGGGCGACCCCATCGCGGGCCTCTGCGGCGAACGCCAGTGCGACCCGGCGACCGCAGCCCAACTCCGGTCGGAATTCGGCCTCGACAAGCCGGTCTGGCAGCAATACGCCACCTACATGGGCAACGTCTTCACCGGCGACTTCGGCACCGCGTTCAACGGGCAGAAGGTCACCGAACTGATGGGCAGCGCCTTCCCCGTCACCATCCGGCTCACCGTCGTCGCGATCGTCTTCGAAGTCGTCATCGGCATCAGCCTCGGCGTCGTCACCGGTCTGCGCCGGGGCCGCCCCATCGACACCACCGTGCTCATCCTCACCCTGGTCGTCATCTCCGTCCCGACCTTCGTCACCGGTCTGCTGCTCCAGCTCCTCCTCGGAGTGGAGTGGGGCGTCATCAAACCGTCCGTCTCACCGGAGGCGTCCTTCAACGAGCTCCTCATCCCGGGACTCGTCCTCGCCTCGGTCTCCCTGGCGTACGTCACCCGGCTCACCCGGACCTCGATCGCCGAGAACGCCCGTGCCGACTACGTCCGTACCGCCGTCGCCAAGGGACTGCCCAGGCGCCGCGTCGTCATCCGGCATCTGCTGCGCAACTCGCTGATCCCCGTCGTCACCTTCATCGGTACGGACGTGGGCGCCCTGATGGGCGGGGCGATCGTCACCGAGCGGATCTTCAACATCCATGGCGTCGGCTACCAGCTCTACCAGGGCATCCTGCGCCAGAACTCTCAGACCGTCGTCGGGTTCGTCACCATTCTGGTCCTCGTGTTCCTGGCGGCGAACCTGATCGTCGACCTGCTGTACGCCGTTCTCGACCCGAGGATCCGCTATGCCTGA
- a CDS encoding ABC transporter permease, whose translation MPEQTPDEAISPAGAGGVMDLALEEGATLEKTPGGPEGTGPAEKPRSLWSDAWRDLRRNPVFLISALIILFLVIISIWPSLIADQDPLNCNLGKAQEGSQPGHPFGFDGQGCDVYTRTVYGARNSVTVGVCATLGVTLLGGFLGGLAGFFGGWWDSVLSRLTDVFFGIPVVLGGLVFLSVVISSTVWPVIGFIVLLGWPQIARIARGSVITAKQNDYVQAARALGASNARMMLRHITPNAIAPVIVVATIALGTYISLEATLSFLGVGLKPPAVSWGIDISAASQYIRNAPHMLLWPAGALAVTVLAFIMLGDAVRDALDPKLR comes from the coding sequence ATGCCTGAGCAGACACCGGACGAGGCGATCTCACCGGCCGGCGCGGGAGGCGTCATGGACCTGGCACTGGAGGAGGGCGCGACCCTCGAAAAGACGCCGGGCGGCCCCGAGGGCACCGGCCCCGCCGAGAAGCCGCGCAGTCTGTGGTCCGACGCCTGGCGGGACCTGCGCCGCAACCCGGTCTTCCTCATCTCCGCGCTGATCATCCTCTTCCTGGTGATCATCTCGATCTGGCCGTCGCTGATCGCCGATCAGGACCCCCTGAACTGCAACCTGGGCAAGGCCCAGGAGGGCTCCCAGCCCGGCCACCCCTTCGGCTTCGACGGACAGGGCTGCGACGTCTACACCCGTACCGTCTACGGCGCCAGGAACTCCGTCACCGTCGGCGTCTGCGCCACCCTGGGCGTCACCCTGCTCGGCGGCTTCCTCGGCGGCCTGGCCGGATTCTTCGGCGGCTGGTGGGACTCCGTGCTCTCCCGCCTCACCGATGTCTTCTTCGGCATCCCCGTCGTCCTCGGCGGCCTGGTCTTCCTCTCCGTCGTCATCAGCTCCACCGTCTGGCCGGTGATCGGCTTCATCGTGCTGCTGGGCTGGCCGCAGATCGCCCGCATCGCCCGGGGCTCCGTGATCACCGCCAAACAGAACGACTACGTACAGGCGGCACGCGCGCTCGGCGCCTCCAACGCGCGGATGATGCTGCGCCACATCACCCCGAACGCCATCGCGCCGGTGATCGTCGTCGCGACCATCGCGCTCGGTACGTACATCTCGCTGGAGGCGACCCTCTCGTTCCTCGGCGTCGGCCTGAAACCGCCGGCCGTCTCCTGGGGCATCGACATCTCCGCCGCCTCCCAGTACATCCGCAACGCCCCGCACATGCTGCTCTGGCCCGCCGGAGCGCTGGCGGTCACCGTGCTCGCGTTCATCATGCTCGGCGACGCGGTGCGCGACGCCCTCGACCCCAAGCTGCGCTGA
- a CDS encoding ABC transporter ATP-binding protein yields MTSAETAGVGSGPAEAAPLLEVRDLHVEFKVRDTVTKAVNGVSYSVNAGETLAVLGESGSGKSVTAQAIMGILDSPPGRIAGGEIFFHGQEILSMPESERRKLRGAKMAMIFQDALSSLNPVLSVGFQLGEMFRSHLGMSRKDAKAKAIEMMDRVRIPAAKQRVGDYPHEFSGGMRQRIMIAMALALEPDLIIADEPTTALDVTVQAQVMELLAELQRELDMGLILITHDLGVVADVADKIAVMYAGRIVENSPVHEIYKRPAHPYTKGLLQSIPRLDHKGQELYAIKGLPPNLQNIPAGCAFNPRCSAAQDICRTDIPVLSPVTEQDGTELVGRGSACHFWKETIHG; encoded by the coding sequence ATGACCAGCGCCGAGACAGCCGGCGTCGGCAGCGGACCGGCCGAGGCCGCACCGTTGCTCGAAGTCCGGGACCTCCACGTGGAGTTCAAGGTCCGCGACACCGTGACCAAGGCGGTCAACGGTGTCAGTTACAGCGTGAACGCGGGCGAGACCCTCGCCGTGCTCGGTGAGTCCGGATCGGGCAAGTCCGTCACCGCGCAAGCGATCATGGGCATTCTGGACAGCCCGCCCGGTCGCATCGCGGGTGGCGAGATCTTCTTCCATGGCCAGGAGATCCTGTCCATGCCGGAGAGCGAGCGCCGCAAACTGCGCGGCGCCAAGATGGCGATGATCTTCCAGGACGCACTGTCCTCGCTCAACCCGGTTCTCTCCGTGGGCTTCCAGCTCGGTGAGATGTTCCGGTCGCACCTCGGCATGTCCCGCAAGGACGCCAAGGCCAAGGCCATCGAGATGATGGACCGGGTGCGTATTCCGGCCGCGAAGCAGCGCGTCGGGGACTACCCCCACGAGTTCTCCGGCGGTATGCGCCAGCGCATCATGATCGCCATGGCGCTCGCCCTGGAGCCGGACCTGATCATCGCGGACGAGCCGACCACCGCGCTCGACGTGACGGTGCAGGCGCAGGTGATGGAGCTCCTCGCGGAGCTCCAGCGCGAGCTCGACATGGGTCTGATCCTGATCACCCACGACCTGGGTGTGGTGGCGGACGTCGCCGACAAGATCGCCGTGATGTACGCGGGCCGGATCGTCGAGAACTCCCCGGTCCACGAGATCTACAAGCGCCCCGCCCACCCGTACACCAAGGGACTGCTCCAGTCGATCCCGCGCCTGGACCACAAGGGCCAGGAGCTGTACGCGATCAAGGGCCTCCCGCCCAACCTGCAGAACATCCCGGCGGGCTGTGCGTTCAACCCGCGCTGCTCCGCCGCGCAGGACATCTGCCGTACGGACATTCCGGTGCTCAGCCCGGTGACCGAGCAGGACGGCACCGAGCTGGTCGGCCGCGGCAGCGCCTGCCACTTCTGGAAGGAGACGATCCATGGCTGA
- a CDS encoding ABC transporter permease, which translates to MTELVTGKEGPAVADPGIATAGAEPAVARVSQWADIRARFLANKLAVVGLVIVLALVLVAIFAPLLAPFDPLKQDLTNTLQSPGGEHLLGTDALGRDQLSRLIYGSRIAMIVGMASILLACTIGIILGAVAGYFGRAVDSVIMRVADIFFAFPLLIGAIVVILLMGRGVLPVVLSLGIFSWATFARLLRSQILSVREMDYVHAARALGASGFRIIRQHILPNSLTAVLVYATSNVGIAIVAEASLSYLGVGVPPEVAEWGNMVSAGRNFMGVKDFLWTYPSLAIVVTALGFVLLGNGLRDALDPKLR; encoded by the coding sequence ATGACTGAACTCGTCACGGGCAAGGAGGGGCCGGCGGTGGCCGATCCCGGCATAGCGACGGCGGGCGCCGAACCCGCCGTAGCGCGGGTGAGCCAGTGGGCCGACATCCGGGCCCGCTTCCTCGCCAACAAGCTCGCTGTCGTCGGTCTCGTCATCGTCCTCGCCCTGGTCCTGGTCGCGATCTTCGCGCCACTCCTGGCGCCGTTCGATCCGCTCAAGCAGGACCTCACCAACACCCTTCAGTCGCCGGGCGGCGAGCATCTGCTCGGGACCGACGCGCTCGGCCGCGATCAGCTGTCGCGTCTCATCTACGGCAGCCGGATCGCCATGATCGTCGGTATGGCGTCGATCCTCCTGGCCTGCACGATCGGTATCATCCTGGGCGCCGTGGCCGGATACTTCGGCCGCGCCGTCGACTCGGTGATCATGCGTGTCGCGGATATCTTCTTCGCGTTCCCGCTGCTCATCGGTGCCATCGTCGTCATTCTGCTGATGGGCCGTGGAGTGCTGCCCGTCGTGCTGTCGCTGGGTATTTTCTCCTGGGCCACCTTCGCCCGCCTGCTGCGCAGCCAGATCCTCTCGGTGCGCGAGATGGACTATGTGCACGCCGCCCGGGCACTGGGCGCGAGCGGGTTCCGGATCATCCGTCAGCACATCCTGCCCAACTCGCTGACGGCCGTGCTGGTCTACGCGACCAGTAACGTCGGTATCGCCATCGTGGCCGAGGCATCCCTCTCCTACCTCGGCGTCGGCGTACCGCCGGAGGTCGCCGAGTGGGGCAACATGGTCTCGGCCGGCCGGAACTTCATGGGAGTCAAGGACTTCCTGTGGACGTACCCGAGCCTCGCCATCGTCGTCACCGCGCTCGGCTTCGTCCTGCTGGGCAACGGTCTGCGCGACGCACTCGACCCGAAGCTCCGGTGA
- a CDS encoding ABC transporter ATP-binding protein: protein MHAEQGSSRAGGEPILEVRDLVKHYPLTQGILIKKQIGAVKAVDGVSFDLAAGETLGIVGESGCGKSTMARMLVHLEQPTAGAIKYKGEDITKLSGRALKAVRRNIQMVFQDPYTSLNPRMTVGDIIGEPYEIHPEVAPKGDRRRRVQDLLDVVGLNPEYINRYPHQFSGGQRQRIGIARGLALNPEIIVADEPVSALDVSVQAQVVNLLDRLQSEFRLSYVFIAHDLSIVRHISDRVGVMYLGRIVEIGTDEQIYDHPTHPYTQALLSAVPVPDPMAREHRERIILHGDVPSPANPPSGCPFRTRCWKAQERCALEVPLLAVPAVFRLTDTPAMHDSACHFAEEKRVVPPEGLLETPGELPTEPTEPTEVLPGESPEELPGKADAAEEEGEAGSSGAAGQEDGPSPSGSSRAR from the coding sequence ATGCACGCTGAACAGGGGAGCTCCCGCGCGGGCGGCGAACCCATTCTGGAAGTCCGCGATCTCGTCAAGCACTACCCGCTGACCCAGGGCATCCTGATCAAGAAGCAGATCGGCGCCGTCAAGGCGGTCGACGGGGTCTCCTTCGACCTGGCGGCGGGCGAGACGCTCGGCATCGTGGGGGAGTCGGGCTGCGGCAAGTCGACCATGGCCAGGATGCTGGTCCATCTGGAACAGCCGACGGCCGGCGCGATCAAGTACAAGGGCGAGGACATCACCAAGCTGTCGGGGCGCGCCCTGAAGGCCGTGCGCCGCAACATCCAGATGGTGTTCCAGGACCCGTACACCTCCCTCAACCCCCGGATGACGGTCGGTGACATCATCGGGGAGCCGTACGAGATCCACCCCGAGGTGGCCCCGAAGGGCGACCGGCGCCGCAGGGTCCAGGACCTGCTGGACGTCGTCGGGCTCAACCCGGAGTACATCAACCGCTATCCGCACCAGTTCTCCGGCGGCCAGCGCCAGCGCATCGGCATCGCCCGCGGCCTGGCCCTGAACCCCGAGATCATCGTCGCCGACGAACCCGTCTCCGCCCTCGACGTCTCCGTGCAGGCACAGGTCGTCAACCTGCTGGACCGGCTCCAGTCGGAGTTCCGGCTGAGTTACGTCTTCATCGCGCACGACCTGTCGATCGTCCGGCACATCTCCGACCGGGTCGGCGTGATGTACCTGGGCCGGATCGTCGAGATCGGCACCGACGAGCAGATCTACGACCACCCCACACATCCGTACACCCAGGCACTGCTGTCCGCCGTCCCGGTGCCGGACCCGATGGCGCGCGAGCACCGGGAGCGGATCATCCTGCACGGCGACGTCCCCTCGCCCGCCAACCCGCCCTCCGGCTGCCCCTTCCGCACCCGCTGCTGGAAGGCACAGGAGCGGTGCGCACTGGAGGTGCCGCTGCTGGCGGTTCCGGCGGTCTTCCGGCTGACGGACACCCCGGCCATGCACGACTCGGCCTGTCACTTCGCGGAGGAGAAGCGGGTGGTGCCGCCGGAGGGGCTGCTGGAGACGCCGGGGGAGCTGCCGACGGAGCCGACGGAGCCGACGGAGGTACTGCCGGGGGAGTCGCCGGAGGAACTGCCGGGAAAGGCCGACGCGGCGGAGGAGGAGGGCGAGGCGGGATCCTCGGGCGCCGCGGGGCAGGAGGACGGGCCGTCGCCGTCCGGGAGCAGCCGGGCCCGCTGA
- a CDS encoding ABC transporter ATP-binding protein: MLLEVRDLHVEFHTRDGVAKAVNGVNYSVAEGETLAVLGESGSGKSVTAQAVMGILDMPPGKISGGEILFKDRDLLKMKKDERRKIRGQEMAMIFQDALSSLNPVLSVGEQLGEMFVVHRGMSHKDARRKAVELMDRVRIPAARERVGNYPHQFSGGMRQRIMIAMAMALEPSLIIADEPTTALDVTVQAQVMDLLAELQRELNMGLILITHDLGVVADVADYIAVMYAGRIVETAPVHEIYRAPAHPYTKGLLRSIPRLDQKGQELYAIKGLPPNLLRIPPGCAFHPRCPMAQEICRGEVPPLFEVAENRESACYFWRETLDAR; encoded by the coding sequence ATGTTGCTCGAAGTGCGCGATCTGCACGTGGAGTTCCACACCCGCGACGGGGTGGCCAAAGCCGTCAATGGGGTCAACTACTCGGTGGCCGAGGGCGAGACGCTGGCCGTCCTCGGCGAATCCGGCTCCGGCAAGTCGGTCACCGCACAGGCCGTCATGGGCATCCTCGACATGCCCCCCGGGAAGATCAGCGGCGGCGAGATCCTTTTCAAGGACCGGGACCTGCTGAAGATGAAGAAGGACGAACGCCGGAAGATCCGCGGCCAGGAGATGGCCATGATCTTCCAGGACGCTCTCTCCTCGCTCAACCCCGTGCTCAGCGTGGGGGAGCAGCTCGGCGAGATGTTCGTCGTCCACCGCGGGATGTCCCACAAGGACGCCAGGCGCAAGGCCGTCGAACTGATGGACCGGGTCCGCATCCCGGCCGCGAGGGAACGCGTCGGGAACTATCCGCACCAGTTCTCCGGCGGCATGCGCCAGCGCATCATGATCGCCATGGCGATGGCGCTGGAACCCTCGCTGATCATCGCCGACGAACCCACCACCGCCCTCGACGTGACCGTCCAGGCCCAGGTGATGGACCTGCTCGCCGAGCTCCAGCGCGAACTGAACATGGGCCTGATCCTGATCACCCACGACCTCGGCGTGGTCGCGGACGTCGCCGATTACATCGCCGTGATGTACGCGGGCCGGATCGTCGAGACCGCCCCCGTCCACGAGATCTACCGGGCACCCGCCCACCCGTACACCAAGGGTCTGCTCCGGTCGATCCCGCGCCTGGACCAGAAGGGCCAGGAGCTGTACGCGATCAAGGGCCTGCCGCCCAACCTGCTGCGCATCCCGCCCGGCTGCGCCTTCCACCCGCGCTGCCCGATGGCCCAGGAGATCTGCCGGGGCGAGGTACCGCCGCTGTTCGAGGTGGCCGAGAACCGCGAGAGCGCCTGCTATTTCTGGAGGGAGACGCTCGATGCACGCTGA